One segment of Manduca sexta isolate Smith_Timp_Sample1 unplaced genomic scaffold, JHU_Msex_v1.0 HiC_scaffold_2732, whole genome shotgun sequence DNA contains the following:
- the LOC119192399 gene encoding phosphopantothenate--cysteine ligase-like, whose protein sequence is MTSGSWEEFFAIHLPPPDFEDNRSLLKEFCERHEHYGNKIVLVTSGGTTVPLEHNTVRFVDNFSAGTRGSASTEYFLEHGYAVIFMHRQKSLEPFTRHFTGQKLLDMLDIQERGPNTTITVKPDSVDVLAPILLRYKAAHAAGAILHVSFTTVSEYFWLLRAACECLANLGPRAVLYLAAAVSDFYVPKDCVPTHKIQSESGPPIIQLHLVPKMLAPLVNLWVPTAYVVSFKLETDENLLVPKARAALEKYKHKMVVGNMLQTRHHRVIMVTPDATQEIILTREEVHAGVDIESSIVLEIVRAHAEHLRGAGAGAAAGGADWAPREPR, encoded by the exons ATGACTAGTGGATCCTGGGAGGAGTTCTTCGCTATCCACCTCCCGCCACCTGATTTTGAGGACAACAGGTCCCTCCTCAAGGAATTCTGCGAGCGACACGAACATTATGGCAACAAGATTGTACTGGTAact TCCGGAGGCACAACGGTCCCACTCGAGCACAACACAGTTCGGTTTGTAGACAATTTCAGTGCAGGCACTCGGGGCTCTGCGTCCACAGAGTACTTTCTGGAGCATGGCTATGCGGTGATCTTCATGCACCGGCAGAAGTCTCTGGAACCCTTCACGAGACACTTCACTGGCCAGAAACTGCTGGACATGCTCGATATACAAGAACGGGGGCCCAATACTACCATCACGG TGAAACCAGACAGCGTGGATGTGCTGGCGCCGATCTTGCTGCGGTACAAGGCTGCGCACGCGGCGGGCGCCATCTTGCACGTGTCGTTCACGACGGTGTCGGAGTACTTCTGGCTGCTGCGCGCGGCGTGCGAGTGTCTCGCGAACCTCGGCCCTCGCGCGGTGCTGTACCTCGCCGCTGCCGTCTCCGACTTCTACGTGCCTAAGGATTGCGTT CCGACCCACAAAATACAGTCGGAAAGCGGGCCGCCCATCATCCAACTCCACCTGGTGCCGAAGATGCTGGCACCGCTGGTCAACCTCTGGGTGCCGACGGCGTACGTGGTCTCCTTCAAGTTGGAGACGGATGAGAACCTCCTGGTACCCAAGGCCAGAGCAGCCCTGGAGAAATATAAGCATAAG ATGGTGGTAGGGAATATGCTGCAGACGCGACATCACCGCGTCATCATGGTCACGCCCGACGCCACGCAAGAGATTATACTCACAAGGGAGGAGGTCCATGCAG GCGTGGACATCGAGTCGTCGATCGTGCTGGAGATCGTGCGCGCGCACGCAGAGCACctgcgcggcgcgggcgcgggcgcggcggcgggcggcgccgaCTGGGCCCCGCGCGAGCCGCGCTGA